A segment of the Azospirillum lipoferum 4B genome:
CTGCGCCTTGACCGAACGCAGAAGAAGGCGCCGCGCATCCCGGGCCGCATCGGCGGGCCAGAGTGCGAGGTCGCCCCCGTGGCGATCGAGCCGATCGCGAAACTCCTCATCCGTCATCGAATGAATCCCTGGCCGCCTGCGCACTGGCGCGCAGCAGCAGCCGGAGCTGCTGGCGCGCACGTTTCAAAAGGGATTCTACAGCACCTATGCTGATTTGCATAACGCTCGCGATGTCGGCGTTGCTTAAATTCTCGTAATAAAACAACGTCACCGCGGCGCGCTGCTGCGGGGTCAGCTTGTTCTGGGCATCCAGGAGGCGCGCGGCGACCTGCCGGCGGTGGATGGTGCTCACCGCGTCGGGCGCGGCGTCCGACGGTTCCGCCACCGCGTCCAGATCCTGGCCGACAGGCCGCCTCTTGTGGTCGATGCAGCGGTTCACCACCACCCGGTAGAGCCAGGTGGTGAAGCGGGCGCCGCCGTCGTCGGTCCATTGGGCGCGGCGTTGCCAGACCTGCAGGAAGGCATCCTGCACGACGTCCTCCGCCTCCGCCTCGTTGCCGGTCAGGCGGCGGGCCAGCGCATAGGTGCGCTTCAGGTGGCGGTGGACCAGGCGCCGGTAGGCCGTCTGGCTGCCGGACCGGATCTGCGCCATGAGCGTCTCGTCCGGCTCCTCGCCCAGTGGAACGATGGCGCCGGCGGGGGTCCCCCGCGTCACCTCGCCGGTCATTGCCAGTCCGCGATTGGCCAGTCCGCGATTGGCCAGTCCGGAATCGGCCAGTCCGGGATCGGCGCGCCCGCAGTCGTCCGACCGGCGCCTGGCATCAAGCCGAGAGTCCGCCATGAGCATGATCCATCGTTCTCCCGACGACGGATGCATGCGGCCCTTTGGCCGGGGCACCGACGACAGTGGAAGGCCCGCCGCGTTCTGCGGCGATGGCCTGCCAGGCCTTCAGCATGAAGGAGGTCTGGCTGATGAGTGAGTCGCAGGCCGCAACCGGATCCTTCCGGCTGGCGGCGGCGCCCGCCTGTGCGATCAGCCGGCGATAGAACCGCCGGAGCGTCCAGGCAACATCCTCATATTTGTCGAAAATTAGAATGGAATCAAGACCCGCGAACACCATCACGGCGCGCTGGATGGCCACATGATGGTCTTCGAAGCGGCGCGCGGCCGCGGCGTCGCGGGCGGCGTGCAGGTGGATCATCGCCCGCTCGTAAAGCCGGACCACGGCGACCAGCGGCGGCACCGTGCTGTTGGCGACGGCATAGGCGTTCAGGGCTTTCGAATAGGCGGAGTTGCGCATGGCGCCGGGTCCTCGTGATGGGGAAGAGCCTTGCTTTCGGAAGGGCTGGGGTCGGTCGTACTGAGACCGCTCAGCTGTCGTCGTCCTCGCTGTAGGTCAGCTGTTTCAGCAGCAGGGCCGCGGTTTCGGCCGCCGCCTCCAGCCGGGCGTAATAGGCGGTCAGCGTCGTGCGGTAGGTTTCGGCCTTGGTGCGGATGTCGTCCGACCGGCTCTGCAGGGTGGTGTCCTGGGCCTCCAGGTCGTCGATGGCGGTGGTGAGGTCGCTGTCGTAGTCGGCGGCCGCAGCATCGATGGCGCTGTACAGCGTGTCGGCCAGTCCCTGGGAGAAGTCGACGTCGACGCTGCCGCTGCTGCCGGTGTAGACGAGCACGATGCCCTCATAGGCCGTGCCTTCGGCGCCGATGATGCGGTTGCCGCTGACGGTGAACAGGCTGCTGTCGCCATCGACCGAGGCGGAGGTCAGCGTCCCGTCCTCGCCCCGGACGATGTCGAGGGTGAAGGACTGTGGCGTCTGCGCGGTTTCGTAGCGCAGCAGGGACAGCTGGCTCGACGAAGACGTCATATTGAGGCCGAGCAGCTGCTTCACTGCATCCAGGTCGGAGCTGAGGACGCTGTTCAGCGTGTCCTCGTCCAGCTCCAGATTGTTGGTGCTGTCGAACGTGATGCCGAGGGAGGCAAGGGACAGCACGGTCCCGTCGTCAGTGGCGATCGTGGTGTTCAGCGCGCTCGATACCGACTGCGTGATCTGGCGCAGCAGGCTGTCGGCGAACAGCGTCGCATCCTCGCTCGCCTCGCCGTCCGAGGTGGTCGATTGCTGGGTGACCACGAAGTCGCGATAGGCGTTGTAGGCATCGACGAAATCGGTGATCGCGGTCTTGATCGACGACAGGTCGGTCGAGATCTCCATCGAGACCGCGGTGTCCGGGCTGGCGCTGTAGAGATTCAGCGTCACGCCCTCGATGGCGTCGTCGATGGTGTTGGAACTGCGGGTGATGGTGACGCCGTCGATCTCGACGATGGCGTCCTGGACCGCGACCAGTTCGTTCTTGATCGCGCCGTCGTCATCGGTGAGGCCCAGCGAGGACAGCACCCCGTCGCCGCCGTCGGTCAGCGTGATCTCTTCGCCGGTGTTGTTGGCGGTCAGGATCAGCTGATAGCCGCTGTCGCTGACCTGCACGATGCTGGCGGTGACCCCGCTCGTCGATTTCTGGGAGTTGATGGCATCGCGCAGGTCGGTCAGGCTGTCGTCGCTTTCCATCGAAATGGTCACGGCGCTGCCATCGGCCGCCTGCAGCGTGAAGCTGCCGGAATACCCCATCGCGTCGGTCTTGCTGCTGGCGCTGTCGGCGGCGATCTTGTGCTTCGTCGCGATCTGCTGCACCACCACCGAATAGGTCCCGACCTCGGTATCGTCGTCCACCGTCGCGCTGAACACGTCGTCGTCGCCGATATAGGCGGCGCGCTGGCTGAACAGGTTGCTGGAGGCGCCGGTCGATGTGCTGCGGTTGCGCAGACCGTCCAGCGATTCGTTCACCGTCTGCAGAAGGTCCTGCAGGTCGGTGTAGGCGGTGATCTTCGCCTCGTTCGCGGTGATCTTGGCGTCGATCCGGTCGGCCTTGGTCAGGCGCGCGTTGACCTTCGCCTCGATCAGCAGGGAATAGTCGATTCCCGTGCCGGAATCGCTGGAGGTCAGCGCCGAATAGCCGGTGCTTGCGGCGGTGGTCGTCGTGCTGGTGGTCGAGGTGACTGTGGTCATGGCGACGGTAATCCCCCGGATGGTCATCCTTCTCCGGCTGCCGGTATCGCGGCGGCCGGGGAAGGATGAGCGCGGCGGTTGTAGAGGCCGCCGGATGGCGGCGCCCCGCGGTGATGTGAGGCTGGGCGGGGCGCGCCGGCGCGGCGGCCGGCCAACCGTCAGCGCAGCAGGGAGAGCAGGTTTTCCGGCATCGAGTTCGCTTGCGACAGGACGGCGATGGCCGCCTGGGTCAGCACCTTTTCCGAAGCGAGCTGCGATTGCTGGGCCGCCACGTCGACGTCCATGATCGCGGATTGCGCCGCTTCGGTGTTCTCGATGGTGGTGTCGATCATGTCGCTGCGGAACTCGAAGCGCGAGATCAGCGCGCCGACATCGGCGCGGGCGTCCGACAGGCTGGTCACCGCGGTGTCGAGCGCGGTCAGCGCGGCGGCGGCGGTGGCCGACGTGCCGACATCCAGCGTGTTGATGCCCAGCCCGGTGGTGGTCACGTCGCCGATGGTCACCGTGATGTTGTCGGTGTCGGTGGTGCCGACGCGGAAGCTCACGCCCGACGCCCATTGTTCGGTGCCGTCGAGCAGCGATTCGTCGTTGAATCGGGTGCCGGACGCGATGCCGTCGATTTCGTCCTGCAACTGCTGGAATTCGGCATCCAGATAGGCGCGCTCGTTGTCGGTGACCGAACCGGAGAGCGACTGCGTCGCCAGCGAGCGCATGCGCTGCACGATGTCGGAGATGCTGGACATGCCGCCGTCGGCGGTCTGCAGGATCGACGAGCCGTGCGAGGCGTTGGTGGCTGCCTGGTTCAGCACGGTGATGTCCGACTGCAGCGAGGTGCCGACGGCGAGGCCGGCGGCGTCGTCCGACGCCTTGGTGATGCGCGAGCCGCTGGCGATCTTCGACACCGAATCCGACTGGTTTTCGGAATTGATGTTCAGATAGCGAAGCGCCGAATTGGATGCCGTGTTGGTCGTGATGACGGGCATGATCTGGTCTCCTGATCGAACCGGGGCCGTTTCGGCGACCCTCACCGGGACTCACGGGGGACGCGGCGGAAACTGGCGGGGTTTTTCGATTGGGGTAGAAGTTTTTTGCGGGCGCCCTCGCAGCGGTCACAGGTAGTCGGACAGGCTGTTCTCTTCGAGGATCTTCATCAGGCTCATGGTCGCCTCCAGCGAGGCCTGGAGCTGCGACAGCCTGGTGGTTGATTCGGCCAGATCGATGCTGCGGATGTCGTCGACCTGGGTCTGCAGCACCAGCTGCTCGTCCACATGACGGTCGATGGTGTTTTCCAGCGACGCGCTGGCGGCGCCCAGCTTGGCCTGGACGATGGTCAGGCCGTCGGTCGCGTCGGATGCCAGCGTCGTCGCTTCGGCCAGCAGATCCTCGTCCACCGGATCGGTCGACATGTTGGCGATCAGGCTGAAGGCGCGCAGGGCCTGTTCGAAGGCCGGATCGTCGGCGGTCACGCCGTAGGACAGAACGAAATCGTCGGCAGCCTGGAAATGCGCGACCGTGGAATCGCCCTGGTAATAGCCGGTGTCGGAGCTGGACGGATAGGTTTGGGCAGCATAGCTGTCGAGATCCACCGCCGTCCGGTCGGTGCGCCCGCCGGCGAACAGGTAGCGTCCGTCCTGCTGTGTGTTCATCAGGCCGGCGAGCTCCTCCATCAGCTGGCCGGCTTCCGCCACCACGCCCTCGACCCCGGCGGCATTGTCGCCCATCAGTCCGGTGATCAGCGCGCTGAGGCGGGAGGTCAGGTCGGTCATGCTGCCGACCGCGTCGTACATCGACTGGATGCGGCCGTTCACGACCTCGCCCTCGTCGACATACTGTTCCAGGCGGCGGTAATGGCTTTCCAGATTGACCAGCCGGCTGCTGTCGGTGGCGATGCCCTTGTAATCGGTGGAGTTCAGGCCCGACGCCGACCGGATCTGTTCGGCCGCCACCTTGGCTTCGGCCTTCAGCATGTACTGGACGAGCGTGTTCTGATGGTTGTAGGTCGCGACCCGTTCCATCGCGGTCTCCTTTACTGAACCATGTCCAGCGCCGTGTCGAACATCTCCTGCAGCGTCTTCATGACCGCGGCTGCGGCCTCGTAGGCGGATTGCAGGGTGGAGATCGCAGCCGTCTCCTCGTCGACATTGACGCCGCTCCGGGACGAAAAGGTCGTCTCCAGGCTGCTGGTGTAGGTTTCCTGGCTCTCCAGGGCGCTGGCTGCCGTCTCGGCGAGCGTAGCGGCACCCTGGATGACGGCGCCGGCATAGCCGGCGAAGGTGGTGCTGCGGGCACTCAGGCCCCCGGCGGCATCGAAGGAGCGGCTGGTCGAGAAGGCGGCCGACAGCGCGCTGGCGATGGAGCCCTCGCCGCTGGTCAAGGCCGTATCCCCGGCGGTCAACCCGCTGGTGGAGGACAGGACGCCGGTGGCGAGCAGGCTGCTGTCGGCGGAGATGCGCGCCGCCACCTCGATGTCGGAGGCGCCGGTTCCGGTCAGCAGGTCGTTCAGGCCGTAGGCGTCGGAGAAGGCGCCGGTCGTCCCGTCGTTGGCGTCGCCGCCGAGCGCGATGCCGTTGCTGGAACTGTCGGCGGAGATCACCAGCTTGCCGTCGGCGGAGATCGAGGCGGAGGCGTTGCTCATCGTGTTGATGGCGTCCACCACGTCCTGCAACGTCGACATGGTCGACAGGTCGATGTCCAGAACCTCCGCCGCCGTGCCGCTGCTGTCGGTGACGGCGACCCGCAGCGTGCCGCTGGTGACCTTGAGTGCGTCGCCGGCCGATACCGTTTCGGTTCCCGTCAGTGTCTGCGGTGCCGGATAGGAGGTGCCCTGGTTCTGGATGCCGTTCAGCGTGTCGATCAGCGAGGTCGCCAATTCGTCCAGGGCGGCCTGCTGGGCCGGCAGATCGCTGTCGCGCAGCTGCACCAGCGCGCCGAGCGAGCCGCCCAGCGAGGAGCCGGTGATGTCGGTGCCGTTCAGCATGATGCCGTTGAAGCCGCTGCTGCCGCTGGCGCTGTAGGTCGTATCGGCGCTCACCGAGGAGGCCGGCGTGTAGGACAGCTCGTGCACCGCGCTGTCGAGCAGCGACTTGCCCGACGCGGTGGAGATGCGCATCAGCCCGCTGTCGTCGACCTGATAGGTGACGTCGAGATCGGAGGCGAGAGACTTCAGCGCCGTGTTGCGCTGGTCCTCCAGGTCGGTGACGTTCTGGCCGAGCGCCTTGCCCTTGACGATCTGCTCGTTCAGGTCGTCGATGCTGTGCAGCGTCTCGTTGATGCTGTCGACGGTGGTGGCGATCTCGTCGTCGGCCTGGGCGCGCAGCGACTGGACGGTGGAGGAGGTGCTGCGCAGCGTCTCGGCCAGGTCGGACAGGTCCTGCACGGTCGCGGCCTTGGCGCTCCCGCTTTCCGGCGAGGTGGCGAGCGTGCCCAGCGTGTCGGCCAGCGCGTCGATCATCGAGCCGATGTCGGTGCCGGTGCTGTCATCGTCCGCCGTCACGCTGCCGAGTGACGATTGCAGCTGGTCGAGATAGCTGTCGCGCGTTTCGGCATAGCCGAGGTCGGACTCCGCCGACACGATGGTCTTCAGCAGATAGCGGTCGACATTGCTGGAGACGGAGGTGATGTCGACGCTGGAGATTCCGGTCCCGGTGTCGCGGGTGACGGTGGAGGAGGTCTTGCGGGTATAGCCCTCGGTATCGGCGTTGGCGACATTGGAGGAGGCGACCGCCAGCCCGACCTCGGACGTGCGCAGAGCCGATGTGGCGATGGATCCGGCGACGCGAAGCGACATGGCGCGGTCTCCCTCTCCTTCGTTGCGGGGTCAGACCGTCACGCCGACGGCATGGCCGGTGGTGCGCATGGCCACCCGTGCGCCGTACCGCGCACCCGGACCGCAGGCGACGCCGTAGACGCCGGCCGGCGCGGTGGAGGCGGCGCGCAGGGCGGCGCCGATGGCGTTCTGGCGGGCGCGGTGGACCTTGATCTGGGCCTCCATCACCCGCATGCGGGCGGCAAGCGCCGGCAACACCTGCCCGGCGGCGGCCTTGGCCGCGCCGCGTACCGCCGGGGCGACGCGCTTGCTGCGGACCTGTGCCAGCGCATCGGCCAGCCGGTCCTTCCAGGTCCTCAACAGGGTCTGCATGTCGCCCGCCGCCAGCAATGCGTCGCGCGGACGGCCTTCCCGTACCGCCGCCTCGGCCCGTGCCGCCGTCCGGTCCAGTTCGGCGACGAAGTCTTCCAGCACCTGCACCGCATCGACGCGCAGGAAGATCGTGGGGGCGTCCGGAACGGTCGAGGCGGCGGGCGCCGCGGCCTTCGTCAGCTTCAGCTCGGCAGGCTGGGACTTCGCCGCCGCGGGCTTTTGGGGTGCCGGTTTGCGCAGGGTCTGCTTGAGCGCCATGGCGAAGGCTCCGGGGTTGTGATGTCGGGTTCCACGGCGGGCGGGGCGAAAGCTGGCGCTGTATTTTTTTTTAAGGAGAGCCGCCCTGTCAGCGGCGTACGGCCATCGCCTTGCCATAGGCGCTGACCGCGGCATTCGCGGCGCGGCCGCGGTGGATGCGGGCGGCGAGGCTACGCTTTTCGCTGCCCAGCCGGTCGATCAGCGAGATCAGATCGTCGGCAAGGGCCAGCCGCTCGGCCCGCGTGCTGCTGCGGGCCAGCAGCGACCGCGCATGCGCCACCAGCCGGCGATGTTCCAGCAGCAGGGAGTCGGCGCGGGTGAACCCTTCGTCCGGTGCGGCGGCCATGGCGTCACCGCTTCATCGAGATCAGCGTGTCCAGCATGTCCTGCGCCGTCGTCATCACCTTGGATGCGGCGGAATAGGCCTGCTGGGCGACGATCATCCGGCTGAACTCGTCGGTCAGTTCGACGGTCGAGCTTTCCAGGGAGCCGGCCTCGATGTCGCCGGCCTTGCCGTCGCCCGCGGTGCGCAGCTGGTAGCTGCCGGATTCGTAGGTCTGGGTGAAGGTGGTTCCGCTCTCGCTGTCCAGCCCGTCGGCATTGGCGAAGGTCGCGATCGGGATCTGGTAGATCGCCCGCGTTTCGCCGTTGTCGAAGGTGGCGCGCACCACGCCTTCGCTGTCGATGGTGGTGCCGGTCAGCGTGCCGGGCTCGTAGCCGTCCTTGGTCGCCGTCCAGTCGCCGATTTCCGGTTCATCCTCGCCGGACGTGTACTGCGTCAGCCCGTCGATGCCGTCGGCGGTGCCGAGATCCATCGAGACGCTGCTGTCGGCGGCGCCGGTCGTCCATCCGGTGACGGAGAAGGCGATGGCGGAGGGATCGACCGCCGTGCCGTTCTGGGTGGCGCCGGCCAGCGACCCGTCGTCGTTGAACTCGATCGTGATCGGGAAGCCGGAAATGGTGCCGGTCGTGGTCGTTCCATCGTTGGAGCTGACCGGGTTGGCGGCATCGACCGACCATGTGTTGTCGGCGGTCTTGCTCCAGGTCATGGTGACGGAGTGGCTGTTGCCCAGCGCGTCGAACATCTCGACATCGGAGGTGAAGCTGTCGCCGGTTTCGGCATCGGACGGCAGATTGGCCTCGATCCCGAGGGTGGAGGTCGCCTTGGGCGTGCCCTTGATGTTGGAGAGATTGATCGATTCCAGGCTGTCGACCGAGGTCTTGTTGCCGGCGCTGACATTGCCGCTGTCGTCCAGCTTCCAGCCCGAGAGGTAGTAGCCCTCCGAATTCACCAGATACCCGTCGGAATCGGCGCTGAACGAGCCGTTGCGGGTGAAGTAGGTTCCGCCGTCGGCCGTGTCGTCCGACACCACGAAGAAGCCCTCGCCGTTCACCGCCAGATTGGTGGTGACGCTGGACGTTTCGATCTCGCCCTGGCTGCTGATGCTGCGGCTGTTCGAGGCGATGACGCCGCCGACCTGCTCGTCGACCGTGGTGGTCTTGTTGATGTAGGAGGTGAACTCGGTGACGGTGCCCTTGAAGCCGGTGGTGCTGGAATTGGCGATGTTGCTGGAGATGCTGGCGAGCGCCTTGCTCTGGGCGGTCAGCCCGGACACGGCGCTGTACATGGCGCTGGTGATGCTCATCGCGGCACCTGTCGTCTGGAATTCGGGGAGGGGAGGAGAGGTCAGGACACCGACAGCACGTCGTCGGACGACAGGCTGACGCCGCCGACGCTCAGCACCGCGGTGCCGGACGAGCTGTCGACCGAGGTCACGGTGCCCTTGAAGCGCGTCGTCGTGTCGATGGCCTTGCCGTTGGCGTCGAGGGCCTTGACCGTCAGTGTGTAGGTGCCGCTGCTGTAGCTGCTGCCGTCGGTGCCGATGCCGTCCCAGGTCACTTCATGGGTGCCGGCATCGGTGGAGGAACTGACGTCGCTGTAGACCGTGTTGCCGCTGGAATCGGTGATGGTGAGCGTCACCGACGACGCTTCGGAATCGAGGTCGTATTCCCAGGTGGCCTCGCCGTCCTGCAGCGGCGTGGTGGAGCCTTCGGCCTCCACCGTCTTGCCGTAGTAATTGATGGCGCTGCTGCCGGACCCGAGCGACGAGCTCACCGAGCTGGCAAGGTCTGAGACCGTGCTGTTCAGCTCGTCGAGCTTGTCGTTGGTCGTCATCTGCTGTTCCAGCCCGGAAAGCTGGACGAGCTGGGTGGTGAAGGTGGTGGTGTCCACCGGGTTCGTCGGATCCTGGGTTTCCAACTGCTTCAGCAGCAGGGTCAGGAACGTCTCGT
Coding sequences within it:
- the fliS gene encoding flagellar export chaperone FliS; its protein translation is MRNSAYSKALNAYAVANSTVPPLVAVVRLYERAMIHLHAARDAAAARRFEDHHVAIQRAVMVFAGLDSILIFDKYEDVAWTLRRFYRRLIAQAGAAASRKDPVAACDSLISQTSFMLKAWQAIAAERGGPSTVVGAPAKGPHASVVGRTMDHAHGGLSA
- a CDS encoding flagellar hook assembly protein FlgD, with amino-acid sequence MLVDSVTSTSSTTTTSSSSSSSSSSTSSSSSVSESYETFLTLLLKQLETQDPTNPVDTTTFTTQLVQLSGLEQQMTTNDKLDELNSTVSDLASSVSSSLGSGSSAINYYGKTVEAEGSTTPLQDGEATWEYDLDSEASSVTLTITDSSGNTVYSDVSSSTDAGTHEVTWDGIGTDGSSYSSGTYTLTVKALDANGKAIDTTTRFKGTVTSVDSSSGTAVLSVGGVSLSSDDVLSVS
- the flgK gene encoding flagellar hook-associated protein FlgK yields the protein MSLRVAGSIATSALRTSEVGLAVASSNVANADTEGYTRKTSSTVTRDTGTGISSVDITSVSSNVDRYLLKTIVSAESDLGYAETRDSYLDQLQSSLGSVTADDDSTGTDIGSMIDALADTLGTLATSPESGSAKAATVQDLSDLAETLRSTSSTVQSLRAQADDEIATTVDSINETLHSIDDLNEQIVKGKALGQNVTDLEDQRNTALKSLASDLDVTYQVDDSGLMRISTASGKSLLDSAVHELSYTPASSVSADTTYSASGSSGFNGIMLNGTDITGSSLGGSLGALVQLRDSDLPAQQAALDELATSLIDTLNGIQNQGTSYPAPQTLTGTETVSAGDALKVTSGTLRVAVTDSSGTAAEVLDIDLSTMSTLQDVVDAINTMSNASASISADGKLVISADSSSNGIALGGDANDGTTGAFSDAYGLNDLLTGTGASDIEVAARISADSSLLATGVLSSTSGLTAGDTALTSGEGSIASALSAAFSTSRSFDAAGGLSARSTTFAGYAGAVIQGAATLAETAASALESQETYTSSLETTFSSRSGVNVDEETAAISTLQSAYEAAAAVMKTLQEMFDTALDMVQ
- a CDS encoding flagellin, whose product is MERVATYNHQNTLVQYMLKAEAKVAAEQIRSASGLNSTDYKGIATDSSRLVNLESHYRRLEQYVDEGEVVNGRIQSMYDAVGSMTDLTSRLSALITGLMGDNAAGVEGVVAEAGQLMEELAGLMNTQQDGRYLFAGGRTDRTAVDLDSYAAQTYPSSSDTGYYQGDSTVAHFQAADDFVLSYGVTADDPAFEQALRAFSLIANMSTDPVDEDLLAEATTLASDATDGLTIVQAKLGAASASLENTIDRHVDEQLVLQTQVDDIRSIDLAESTTRLSQLQASLEATMSLMKILEENSLSDYL
- a CDS encoding flagellin, whose product is MPVITTNTASNSALRYLNINSENQSDSVSKIASGSRITKASDDAAGLAVGTSLQSDITVLNQAATNASHGSSILQTADGGMSSISDIVQRMRSLATQSLSGSVTDNERAYLDAEFQQLQDEIDGIASGTRFNDESLLDGTEQWASGVSFRVGTTDTDNITVTIGDVTTTGLGINTLDVGTSATAAAALTALDTAVTSLSDARADVGALISRFEFRSDMIDTTIENTEAAQSAIMDVDVAAQQSQLASEKVLTQAAIAVLSQANSMPENLLSLLR
- the fliD gene encoding flagellar filament capping protein FliD — translated: MTTVTSTTSTTTTAASTGYSALTSSDSGTGIDYSLLIEAKVNARLTKADRIDAKITANEAKITAYTDLQDLLQTVNESLDGLRNRSTSTGASSNLFSQRAAYIGDDDVFSATVDDDTEVGTYSVVVQQIATKHKIAADSASSKTDAMGYSGSFTLQAADGSAVTISMESDDSLTDLRDAINSQKSTSGVTASIVQVSDSGYQLILTANNTGEEITLTDGGDGVLSSLGLTDDDGAIKNELVAVQDAIVEIDGVTITRSSNTIDDAIEGVTLNLYSASPDTAVSMEISTDLSSIKTAITDFVDAYNAYRDFVVTQQSTTSDGEASEDATLFADSLLRQITQSVSSALNTTIATDDGTVLSLASLGITFDSTNNLELDEDTLNSVLSSDLDAVKQLLGLNMTSSSSQLSLLRYETAQTPQSFTLDIVRGEDGTLTSASVDGDSSLFTVSGNRIIGAEGTAYEGIVLVYTGSSGSVDVDFSQGLADTLYSAIDAAAADYDSDLTTAIDDLEAQDTTLQSRSDDIRTKAETYRTTLTAYYARLEAAAETAALLLKQLTYSEDDDS
- the flgE gene encoding flagellar hook protein FlgE — translated: MSITSAMYSAVSGLTAQSKALASISSNIANSSTTGFKGTVTEFTSYINKTTTVDEQVGGVIASNSRSISSQGEIETSSVTTNLAVNGEGFFVVSDDTADGGTYFTRNGSFSADSDGYLVNSEGYYLSGWKLDDSGNVSAGNKTSVDSLESINLSNIKGTPKATSTLGIEANLPSDAETGDSFTSDVEMFDALGNSHSVTMTWSKTADNTWSVDAANPVSSNDGTTTTGTISGFPITIEFNDDGSLAGATQNGTAVDPSAIAFSVTGWTTGAADSSVSMDLGTADGIDGLTQYTSGEDEPEIGDWTATKDGYEPGTLTGTTIDSEGVVRATFDNGETRAIYQIPIATFANADGLDSESGTTFTQTYESGSYQLRTAGDGKAGDIEAGSLESSTVELTDEFSRMIVAQQAYSAASKVMTTAQDMLDTLISMKR
- a CDS encoding RNA polymerase sigma factor codes for the protein MADSRLDARRRSDDCGRADPGLADSGLANRGLANRGLAMTGEVTRGTPAGAIVPLGEEPDETLMAQIRSGSQTAYRRLVHRHLKRTYALARRLTGNEAEAEDVVQDAFLQVWQRRAQWTDDGGARFTTWLYRVVVNRCIDHKRRPVGQDLDAVAEPSDAAPDAVSTIHRRQVAARLLDAQNKLTPQQRAAVTLFYYENLSNADIASVMQISIGAVESLLKRARQQLRLLLRASAQAARDSFDDG